Proteins encoded in a region of the Populus alba chromosome 13, ASM523922v2, whole genome shotgun sequence genome:
- the LOC118032164 gene encoding benzyl alcohol O-benzoyltransferase produces MVECTGEGILFIEADADVTLEQFGDPLQPPFPCLEELLFDVPGSSGVLNCPLLLIQVSRLKCGGFLFALRLNHTMSDGPGLEQFMAAVAEIARGANAPSVPPVWERHVLNATEPPRVTCRHRAYEEVAGSTSSILTHDHLVHRSFFFSPSDITALRRLVPPHLSHCSSFEIITACLWICRTIALQPDPNEEMRIICLVNAREKFNPPVLPRGYYGNGFFLLAAVATAGELSRKPIGYALELVRKAKADMTEEYLRSTASLIVSKGRPLFTVPGTYIVSDLRRAGLEKVDFGWGNAIYAGTAKAIPELASFYIPFTNKKGEDGIVVPFCLPSPAVERFYKELEGMLKGQLVS; encoded by the exons ATGGTGGAATGCACTGGCGAGGGTATCTTGTTTATAGAGGCTGACGCCGATGTTACTCTTGAGCAGTTTGGTGATCCACTTCAACCTCCATTTCCTTGCTTGGAGGAGCTCCTCTTTGATGTGCCTGGCTCTAGCGGGGTGCTAAACTGCCCTCTGTTACTTATTCAG GTGTCACGGCTCAAGTGTGGTGGTTTTCTCTTTGCCCTCCGCCTCAACCATACCATGAGTGATGGCCCAGGATTAGAGCAATTCATGGCAGCGGTGGCTGAGATAGCCCGCGGAGCCAACGCCCCATCTGTCCCTCCAGTGTGGGAAAGACATGTCCTTAATGCAACTGAACCACCTCGAGTTACATGCAGACACCGAGCGTACGAGGAGGTAGCTGGCTCCACGAGCTCAATTCTTACACATGATCATCTGGTTCATCgttcatttttctttagccCTTCAGATATAACTGCTCTTCGAAGATTGGTCCCACCTCACCTCAGCCATTGTTCTAGTTTCGAAATAATAACGGCATGTCTTTGGATATGTCGGACCATTGCCCTCCAACCAGATCCTAATGAAGAAATGCGCATAATTTGCCTCGTCAACGCACGTGAAAAATTCAACCCTCCAGTATTACCAAGAGGTTACTATGgtaatggtttttttcttctagcaGCAGTAGCGACTGCAGGGGAACTTTCGAGAAAGCCAATTGGATATGCTTTGGAGTTGGTAAGGAAGGCTAAGGCGGACATGACTGAGGAGTACTTGCGATCTACAGCATCTTTGATAGTGAGCAAGGGAAGGCCTCTTTTTACTGTGCCAGGGACCTACATAGTGTCGGACTTGAGACGTGCCGGACTTGAAAAGGTAGATTTCGGATGGGGAAATGCTATCTATGCTGGGACTGCAAAAGCCATCCCTGAACTTGCAAGCTTTTATATTCCGTTTACAAATAAGAAAGGAGAAGATGGGATCGTTGTACCATTTTGCTTGCCATCTCCTGCTGTGGAAAGATTTTACAAGGAGCTTGAAGGCATGCTAAAGGGACAGCTAGTTAGTTAG